From Argonema galeatum A003/A1:
ATATCTAGTGTGGCGAGTTTACAACAAACAACTCGATTGGTTTAAGTTGAGCGAAGGTGAATATATACATCTTGAACCCAATGCAGATGGCGTGATTTGCAGTCAAATTTTCCCCGGTTTGTGGTTGGCTATATCGGCTTTGCTAGAGGGAAATTTAGCTGAGGTGCTGTCTGTCTTGCAGAAGGGATTGGAAACAGACGAACACCAAGAATTTGTGCAACGGTTATCAGCGTCAGAACAATAGGTTAAACTATCAAGAGAATGAAGGTGAAAAAATATGTCAATACCAGCCGAAACTAGAGTTTTAGGTACGTTGTTGCGCTTTAGCGCTAAAGCGCAACAACGTACCTCTGTTTAATGTGCCAATTGCGTAAGTTCTGTAGCTATGATTCTGATAGAGTAGAAGTTGGTACTTTGAAATTATAGCAACCGCCAAGGCAGTTAGGACGTTCTTAATCCCTGAAACCGTTCGGACTTCGGCGCTCACAGCGAAGCCCTTGATTCTATACTCTTCTTCCCCTAGCCCCTAGCCCCTAGCCCCTAGCCCCTCGCTATAAATGACATCAGCGCTTCTGAACAACCGATACCGTATTATTCGGGCGCTAGGAAAAGGTGGATTTGGCGAAACCTTTCTGGCGGAAGACTCCCATATGCCTTCTCGTCGTCTCTGTGTGATTAAGCAGCTCAAACCCGTCGCTAACAAGCCGCAGGTTTACCAACTGGTTAAGGAGCGATTTCAGCGGGAAGCGGCCATTTTGGAGCAACTGGGGGAGGGACACGCCCAAATCCCTAAGTTGTACGCCTATTTTGCCGAAGCTGGAGAATTTTATTTAGTTCAGGAGTGGATTGAAGGCGTTACCCTAAATCAAAAGGTAAAAGAGGATGGGGTGCTGAGCGAAAGCGCACTGAAGGAAATACTATTAAATATTTTACCAGTTCTCGATTATATTCACAACAGAGGTATCATCCATCGCGATATCAAACCTGCCAATATCATTCTGCGACAAAAGGATGGCAAACCAGTTTTAATTGATTTCGGTATTGCGAAAGAAACGATGTATGCTGGGGTGGATATTCTAGGAGAAGTTACTACCTCTATTGTGATTGGTACAATGGGTTATATGCCCCCTGAGCAAGCGGCTGGCAAACCTGTCTACGCCACTGATATTTACAGTTTGGGGATGACTGCTATCTATCTGCTAACTGGGAAACGTCCCCAAGATTTAAAGGCTAACCTTAAAACAGGGGAAACTATTTTTAGTGGTAGCGATCGCAATATTAGTTCAAGTTTAGCAGCAGTTTTACAGCGGGCAGTGCGATCGCATCACAAAGAACGCTATTCCAATGCTAGAGAAATGCTCTTAGCTTTGCACCCTGTCGATCGGGTGTTACCGCAATTACCAAAAACAATTACACCTTCTCCTATTGTACCATCATTTCAGGCAGAAACGAGTAACGCGACAGAGCCAGAAACACGAACATTTCTTAGCACTAACCAAAGTAACTCAGAAACGAAACCTCCCGAAAACAGACAAGATTATCGCAACCGCCAGATATTGCTCAACAAAGTCAAAAATTACTGGATTAAAGGAGTGCTGGAAAGTTCTTTACATGGCAAAGCGCTGATTGAACTTGGTTTGGAAAAACGCCTTGATGCGATCGCAAGTCCTTGGGGCATGGCCTGGGAAACGCCAGATATCCCCAGACAAATTTTACCACCAAAAAGCAAAGTAATCAACCAATTCGACCAACTGGGCGAAGGACGATCGCTGCTAATTTTAGGCGAACCAGGTGGAGGCAAAACAACGACACTTTTGGAACTTGCTCGTGACTTAATTAATCGTGCCAATCGAGACATCAACCATCCCATACCTGTACTGTTTAACCTATCATCTTGGACGATTGAAAAGCAAGGCTTAGCTAAGCGTGACAAAATAAGTTCATTGGCCAATTGGCTGGTGCAAGAACTCAATACAAAATATCAAGTTTCCAAGCAAATCGGTCAAGCTTGGGTGAAAGATGAGCAATTATTGCTGATGTTGGATGGTTTAGATGAAGTAAGTAATGAGCGGCGCGATTTGTGCGTTCAAGCTATCAACCAATTCATCCAGGAACACGGACAAACAGAAATAGTAGTTTGCAGCCGTATCAAAGATTACGAAGCACTTTCAACTCGCCTGCACTTTCAAGGTGCTGTCTTCATCCAACCCCTAAATTTAGATCAAATCCATCAATATTTAGCGGCTGCTGGCGAGGATTTGGCAGCAGTTAATACAGCATTGCAAACAGATATCACTTTGCAAGAATTAGCGCGATCGCCTCTGATTTTGAGTATCATTACCCTCGCTTACCGAGGAATGTCAATTACCGACTTACCCGGTATAAACTTGGCAGCACGCCGCCAACATTTGTTTGATAATTATATTAAAAGAATGTTCGATCGCCGCAGTCCTAATTCTGAATATTCACAAGAGCAATCGATGCGCTGGCTAACTTGGCTGGCAAAACGTATGTATCAAGACTCTCAAACGGTCTTTTTAATCGAGCGAATGCAGCCCAAATGGTTGAAAACAAAACTGCAACAACAGATATATTCTCTCGGACTTTTGATGATTTTTCTAATAGTGGGCGGACTGATCGGTCAGATGTTATTGCCGATTAAACGGGTAATTTTTTGGCTGATTTTGATTCCTGTGATTTTAGCACCCATTTTAGAGGTTAATCGGATTAATCCGGTTGAAAGTCTCAAGTGGTCATGGAACAACGGCAGTAGGAATATAATTCGCGGGTTGATGCTTGGCTTACTTTTTGGCTTGATACTCAAACTACCTTACGAGCTGATCTTTAACCCGTTGCATTGGCAAATTTTTGCCCCTCACATGAGGAATTTTCTGTTTTATTCATTGATTCGCGGCGTAGTGTTTGCCGCTATTATAGGCACAATTTTTGGGCTAGTTCGCGGGATGACTTCTCCCTCTATCCAAACGATCGCTGTTCCCAATCAAGGTATTTGGCAGTCTGTTAAGAATGCGATCGTCTTCGGCTTGATTGGATTTCTGATGCTGGGAATTGCAGCTAAGATATTGTACTGGCCAGTATTTTTTTGGGGAACATTTGGATTATGTTTTGGAATGGTAGCAGGAGGAGGAGAAGCTTGTATTAAGCACTTCGTTCTGCGCCTTGTCCTCTACTTGAACGGGTATATACCTTGGAACTACGCTCGTTTCCTTGACTGGGGGACCGATCGCATTTTTTTGCAAAAAGTTGGCGGCGGTTACATCTTCGTCCATCGACTGCTGCTAGAGCATTTCGCCCAGATAGGTAATCCGTAACGGTAACTGGGCATTTGTAAATTTAAAATTAAATTATATCTGCAATCTGTAATTTGAACTGATTTTAGCGTACCTCACGCGGCTGCAAGTTTAATATCTTGAATTTCCGATTTTGGAAAATCACAGGAAAACTAGAAGTCTTTTTCGCAGAAACAACCCAGTAGCGGATGGAATAATTTATTTGGATTTTACTCACATCTGCGTCGCTCAGATTGTTGTAAAAGCTGCTAAGTTTGACTCTGAAAGCTTCATTATCGAGTATTTCCTGGGATTTTGTGATGTCAAAACCCAGTAGGCGCATACGTTCTACCCAATCTTTAACGTAGGGTCTATACCAAAGCATTGCCGAACTATCTTTCCACGTCACAAACACAGGGCGTTTTGACAGAGAGCGAAAATGTTCCAATTCTGGATCTACCAAAAAAACTGCATCCAGCGGAGTATTTTTACTAGCCCAATCTGCTATTTGTCTCAGTTCTGTATAGGGTGACTCAATTAAGGCATCTTTAACATTTCTAGTATTTTGAAAGCGGCTTAAAAATGCTCCCGTACCCACTAAAAATACCCAACTTGTCAGTAATAACGCCAGACGACGCTCGTTTCCTCGTTCAAAAACATAATTCCATATTGGCTCCCATATCAGGGCAATTAGCCCTGCCAACATCACGTACAAACCTATGTATTTTGGCGATAAAGCAGTTGTCAATACGCCCAGCAATACACCGGCAATTGAAGTTGCTTGTAATAAAGTTTTCCTAGTATGATTCTCTTCGATTTTGACAGCACATCCTGAGATAATCGCTATTCCAGCAAAGCAATACCACAAATCCGTTGCTCTTCCTGGGTGCATGACTAGCATGGGAGGAGATTTGGCAACATAAGCGGCTATAAAAGCGTAAACTAACCACAGCAGACAAACTCCAGTCCAGACAATCCCATGCCTAAATAGTTTTGACCATTTCTGCTTATTTTGATATAGGAAACCAACAAATAAAACAGCCAAAGTAAAGAATTGAAGATAGCTGATAAAACTCCAAGTTAGTGGATAAAGGTGATGAGGAAAACGCACCTGACTTGTCACGATCCATAAGTTGCTGTCTGTAGTCTTTTTGCCAAAAGCAGAGGCGGTTAAAATTATATTTGGGGAAGCTATGAGTAAGAATAAACCGAAAGCATGAATCCATTTTTTCCACGCTCGACGGTAAAAAGGAGCGGTGAAGAAGATAGCACCAAAGTATGTCAAAGCATAGGTGGCGTACATACTGTTCAGGTTAAATGCGACTCCCATCCAAATAGCCCACAAAATTGGATTATTTTTGTAAAAAGCTGCGATCGCTAATAATAAAAATGGTATCGTTAATCCAGTTTGTTCAAAATAGTTCGTTAAAACGTCGCCATGACCCAGAATTGAATTTGGTGCTAAAGCAAATAGCGCCATTCCCGCAACAACAGCTAGTCGCGAGTTGGGCGCAAAAGCTTGCGCCAGATATCCGGCAGCATAGATAACTAAGAGTCTTTCCAGTAAAAATAAAACGATAAATAACGGTTCTAGCGGGAAAACCCGCACTCCCAAGGCAACTACCCGCCAAAGCATGGAAGAGTAGTAAGGCAAAGTGGCAGCAAATGGATCGTTGGGATAAAGCGCAGGATTATTTAATAGATGAACTAGCGGTATTTGGATTGATTGGTTGCCGTAATAAACGGCATATCCTGTCATAAGTAATGAAGCTAAAAATAAAATTATGGCATATATATGAATGGAAGGGTTTCCTTCTGCTAGCAACAGCCCTTTTAAGCTATTGTGGCTTTTTAAGGTGATATTTCTCTCGTCTTTCATAATTGCTTTTCAATCCTTATTTAAGATACAGATTCACTCTCAAGGCTTTTGGCTTTTTGGGCAGTTTGCAATCTGCCAATCGCTAAAATAACCAATAATAAAACTCCCCCAAAAAAGTAACTTGAAATCACAATTTTGGACATAATCAATTGGAGGATCGGCCTGTAATTATCAACACGGATAACTGGTAATGATATCAGCAAAGCACTCAGCACTATTAACCAAAACCAAACCTTTTTTTCGGGGATTGCCAACCGATTACCAAAATACAAGGCTAGAGGTAACAACAATAACAGATAGTAGTGCGTCCATGAAATTGGACTGATTAACAAGGATAGACAAATAGCCATAGAAAACTCTGAATTTTCTGCTTTTATGGTGACTGGCGATTTCGATCGCCAACCAACCCAAATAGTGCCACCCACTAAGACTGCAATCAGTAGATATCGCGCTACCTTAAAGTTCCAACCTAACACCAGAGGATTCCAATTGAGTAAGTTATCGTTGGTTAACAAACGAGCTAGAAAGCCATCTACGGATTGAACGTTGTATGCCGCTACTGGCTTTCCAGCATAGGGCTGAATACATTGCTGAAACCAGGTTAGATGTAAATCGAGGCCAAATATGAGTACTGATGCTCCCGTAATAGCTAATACAGTCGCAATCATTGCTATTACCACTCGCCATCGCATTCTTAAGAAAAAATAACCTCCTAATAGAAATAAAGGTATTTTAATTAAAGCTGCAATCGCTAATATAATTCCAATCATAATATCGCGCTTTTTATCTAGCAAAAAAAATACGCATAATAACAATGGAAGTAAAAAATGTGTAGAGTTTCCGTCTCTAATGCTGTAGTAAAGAGGCCCATTAGCAACAAACAGGCCAATTACAACTACTCTCTGCCAACCGGAAAAATTCGTTAGTTTTAATAATAAATAACAAGTTAGGACAACTGCTGCCATACTTAAAATCACCAACAAAATTTGAGCATTTTGCAAATTAAGTAGCGAAAACGGTGTGAATAAATAACCAATAATTGGAATATTTACAAAACCTGCTACACAGGAGTTTAGATACAATTCTGATGGATTTTGAAAAATCAATCTGCCTGCCGGATAGTATGCTTTATTAAAATCGCTAAATAAATACTGGTCTGGTGGTTGAGAAACTTTCCATAAAAATAACATCATAATTAGCGCAGGCACGCAGCAGCCCAGCCATAAATTCCATCGTTGCTGTAGGAATCTTTTAGCGACGATATTTAATCCAATAGTAGCCAAAATCAAAACAATATATAGAAAATAAGCGCTCATAATAAATTGAGGGTAAATAGAATGACACAGGACTGCTTGTAGCGATCGAGTGCTGTAGGTTGGACTGGGAAACTGGCTTTCCTCTCTAGGTATGGGGGATAATGGGGGCTGATAAATTCCCCCCCTAGCCCCTGAGAAAAGGTTTAACGACGACGATCGCGCTTATCGCGGTCAATACGCCTGCGATCGCGCCACTCTGCCACCGTCAGATATATGACTCCGCCTGAGACTGTCAGTAACAGCCCAAAGGCAACCAAAGAAAGAACAGTTAGTGTTGAAGTTTCCACTTTTCTAGAAACCGTTGCGGCCCCAAATCACCATAGAGATAGAGAAGGTAAACAAAACGAGTAGCGAAACCCAACCCAGTGAGAGAATATCCATAGCTGTACGTTCAACCAAAGGTTACAAAATGACTCTAGGCTTTATCATACTTTGAAGTGATGGAGTTTCACTTTGAACGTCTTGCAAGCAGAACGGATTGAATCTGTCAAGTCAGGAAGCTTTGCTGCTTTGTCTCTTTCTCTGGCTTATGGTATCATGGCGCTGGGAAATCAGCTAGTTTTGGCAAAGCAGTTTGAAACGCTAGCAGATTTGGAAATATCGACGGCAGCGAACTTGCTCTTTGGTGGGGCCGTAGCCTGCTTAAGTGGCTTCCTGTTCGGTATCACCTACCGCTACATCATCCGCGAGGATCGAAATTCCCATCTTCAAGATGGGGCGGTGCTAGCTTTTGGGCTAGTGCGGGGATCGGCCCAGGTGGACGTGGGGCTAAATTTCCAGAATGGCTTTTGGTCATTCGGTGTTTTGGGCGTCGAGAGTATTTTATTATTTGCATTTGCCCGATTTACTCTCGACTTAGCTATCTATCGCGGCTGGGTAAAACCTTTCAAGTCAAGCTAAATTCCTCCAATTCTACTTGACCGTATATCATATTGCGGTCAACAGCTGAGAAAACTTTATTGTTAGCACGTTCGGAAACTAAACACCCACAAACCAACTGCGCTACATCAGCACTTCGGAATTGTCCCGGCGATTTTATAATCCTCTGTCAGTACTCCGTCGTCATGTTCAGTTCCTTGAGTTAAGTTTTCTGTCTTTTCTAGGATAAGAAATTATGAGGCCATCGCATTTTTCATCCGCCAAGGTTTGATATTGTCAAGAATCCGATCTTCTTGTGTATTTTATTGTACTTTACTTTACTTTCTTATCATTTATTAATTTTGCCTATTAAAAGAGTAATCATAAAGAAAGTAAGAAATAATTTTTTTTGTAAGGCGTAGCTGGAGGTGCAGTGCCATGCTAAGGCTAGGTCATTCGATTAGTGAAAATGAATATTTAGGCACTTCGGCTGTCAAAAACTTCCTTAACAAGTGCCAGCTGTTAATTCAGAATGCCAAGGGCTCTATATACACTATATTAAAGTGCATGATATTCCTGGCTTTGTTGTCTGTGGCAGTCTTGCCTCTTTTCAGTTTGGTATTCTTTGTGAATGAAGATGAACTGCATTAGTCATTAGTCATTAGTCATTAGTGAAAAATCAAGTGAAACATTATTTGTTTTTTCCCAATGACCAATGACCAATTATAGCTACAAAATCTCCCAAGCTTTGCCTTTGTAGCCATATTGAACGGTTTCTGGGTGCAGAATCTCAGCCAAAATTTCCACCGAATCTGCCAATCGCGGCCCCGGACGATTGAAGTAGGAATTACCATCTGTAATGTAGACTTTTCCAGTCTTTACGGCCTGCAAATTCTGCCACTCTGGACGTTGAGCTAATATAGTAGCTTCCTGACGGGTGCGGTTGAGATCGAAGCCGCAGGGCATAAAGACAATCACGTCTGGATTGGCCGTTACCAGCGATTCCCATTGCAACTGAGGGGCAGGCTGACCGGGTACGCCAACAAGAGGCTGACCGCCTGCTAGTTTTACCAATTCTGGAATCCAGTTTCCGCCTGCCATCAGGGGGTCTGTCCACTCGATGCAAGCGACGGTGGGACGCTTTGTATCGAAGCTTGGTTGAGTTTTTTGCTCGCAAATTTTGACACGAGACTGTAAATCTGATAGAGAAGTCGGTATGCCGACAGCCATCGCTTCGGCAACATTTTGAATATCTGCCCACACATCTTCTAGCAGGTTGGGCTTTAAGGAAATAATTTGGGGTTGGGTGTGGGTAAGTTGGGCGACGGCTTTTTCCACCTCTGATAGGCTGACGGCACACACATCGCATTGATCTTGAGTGAGAATGTGTGTCGGTTGCAACTTTTCTAGGAGGTCTAGTTTGATTTCATAGATGCTGAGGGCGTTTTGCAGGAGATAGGTAACGTCTTGATGAATTTGGGCGCTGGGTTTGGAGGAATTCAATCGGGCTTGGGTGCAAGCAGGACGGTCTTGAATTTCCGGCGGATAGTCGCATTCGTGCGATCGCCCTACCAGAGCATCGGTTAGGCCCAACAGCGCTACAATCTCTGTTGCACTGGGTATAAGAGAGACAATTCTCAGATTTTTTGCATCAGTCATTGTTGCCACTTCTCTTGTCAAATGAAATTTTCGGCTGATAATTTGACGCCCCTGCGTAGAATTGACGATCGGGGTTGCCATCTGGTATGACAAACCAGGTTTTAAGCAGTACTTTTAAAGTAGCGTTAATCTTTAAAATTGTTATCCTTCTTGCGTTGCATAGTGAGATAAACAATTTTTATAAAGAAATCGTTACAAAAAAGTATAGAGAGCTAATTGCGGACTAATCTAATGTTGAACTACCAACACCAGTAAAGGTATGTGCTTGGTTACGAAAGGTTCCCGATTTTAACAGCACAATTGTTACCCTAGAAGTGCTACTGAATCAGTCGCGCCTCTGGGGTGAAGTCTGTATGGAGCAAGATCTCGTTGTACGCTATGCCAAGGGTGAGAAGAAGTGGATGAGTACCAATAGGGCAAGTACTAGAGATAGGACAAGGCAAGTTCTCTTGACGGTTAACACGATGCGAGACATCACAACGCCCAAGCAGACAGAGGAAAAGCTCACCGTCTACCGAGAGATTATTGCCAACTCCAACGATGCGATCGCCATTCTCGATACGCAGGGGCACTACGTTGAACAGAACTCAGCCCATAGAGCCTTGTTGGGTTACGCAGATGAGGAGTTGCGGGGAACACAAGCTATTCACGCAGGCAGCGATTTTGGCTCGTCGTTTTTTCAGGAACTTGTAAAGCAGGGCTCTCACCGTGCCGAAATCACCAGTCGCACCAAAAGCGGGAATCTACTATACATTGAAGTTTCCGCGTTCGCAGTCCGCAATAATGCAGGCAAACCCATCTGCTATGTGGCGATTAAGCGAGATATTACCTCTAGCAAACGTACAGAGGCGGCCCTACGCCAGAGTGAAGCCAAAAATCGAGCCCTTCTGAACGCAATACCCGATTTAATGTTTTGCCTCCATCAAGATGGCACCTTCCTAGACTTCAAAGCCAGCAAAGAGGATGAGCTGTACCTGCATCCGAGCCAATTTTTAGGCAAAAAAGTGCGGGAAGTGATGCCTGGTGACCTAAGTGAGCAGATTATGTCCCACCTGGAGCAAGCGTTACAAACCGGATCGAGCCAAATTTTTGAGTATCAACTAACGATCGCTGGCAATCAGCGCCATTATGAGGCTCGGTTAGTTGTGAGCGGCGAAGAGGAAGTACTGATCATTGTTCGCGACATTACCCAGCGCAAGCAGACAGAACTAGAACTGCTTCAGGCTAAAGAAGCCGCCGAAACTTCGAGTCGCTCCAAGAGCGAATTTTTGGCGAACATGAGCCACGAATTGCGAACGCCGCTCAATGCCATTCTGGGATTGTCGCAACTGCTGGGGCAACAAATTTTTGGCGCTCTCAATAAGAAGCAGAAGGAATACGTCAACTGCATTCATAGCAGTGGCGAACATCTTTTGGCGCTGATTAACGATATTCTCGATCTTTCCAAAGTAGAAGCTGGCAAAGAAGAACTGACTCTGATGCCAATAAGTGTGTCAGAACTGTGTAATTCTTGCCTAAGCCTGGTGGGCGAAGCAGCTTTTACCAAGGGGCTGCAACTCACAATTGAAGTAGATACCGAAGCGGATTTCTGCGTTGCGGATGAGCGACGAGTTAAGCAAATGCTGCTGAATCTGCTCTCTAATGGAATTAAGTTCACACCCGCTGGCAAAGTGGAGCTGATTGTCCGTAAAGTACCGGGAGCGATCGCATTTACCGTAGCCGATACAGGTATCGGCATAGCCCCAGAACATCTGCCGTTGCTGTTTCAATCCTTTTGCCAGCTTGATAGCGACCTCAACCGGCGCTATGAAGGTACTGGTTTGGGTTTAGTGCTGACTCGCAAACTAGCCCGTTTGCATGGCGGCGATGTAATGGTGCGATCGGTATTCGGTAAAGGCAGTCAATTCACGCTTTTTCTGCCGGATCGTCGCCGATCGGTTCTCAGTAGAGCAGAGCTAGAGCATTTCTCTCCAGAACCAAAGGATCGAGCAACCGATCGGCGACAGCTAAAAACTCACAACCGAAAACCTCTAGCTGATAGAGCGCACATTTTAATTGTGGAAGACGATAACCGCAGTGCCTTGGTGTTAGAGAATTATCTTCACGCTATTGGCTACGAGGTAAAACATCTTCCAAATGGTGTAGGGTTTTTGCAGGAGGTACAAACCTTCAAACCCGATTTGATTTTGTTGGGTTTACATTTACCGCATGGCGCAAGCGGACTAGATTTACTGACAACGCTGCGACAGGAACCAGACTTACAAGACTTGCCCGTGGTAATGATAACTGCCTCACAAAGTGACAGGCAACGTTGTTTGGCCGCCGGAGCTAATGACTACTTCACTAAGCCAATTGGAATTGCTCAAATTGAGTCTATCTTGATGCGATATATTAAATAATACCAAATCCGGGTTATTTACCCCCTTTATAGTGTGAAGTGTAGGGGTGAAGCATTGCGGCAATAAGTGTATTCCCAAGAGCCAAAGCCTTTCTACCGCAATGCTTCACCCAACTTATGGATAACGGGGGTTTTTATCCCGGATTTGGTATAAGTAGATCGGCGTAAATAAACTGAACACCCAGAAACCCGGTTTCTAAGGGCGCGGCAGTTTTACTTACTTACCTGTGCAATTGGGTGTAGCAGGTTGTCTGCATAAGCGTTTTGGGACTGCCAGTTTTCTGAGAGCCACTGCTGATAAGCAAGATCGTAATATTTTTGAGCGGCGACAATTTTGTCCTCAAACTGTTTAAGTTTGTTTGCGTATTTGTCTTTCAGCCATTGGATATCACGATCCATTTCCTGCTCTAGCTGATGCTTTTTGTGACTGAGCCAGTTGATGCAGAAGTCAGCTTCTGCCATTTGCCAGTTCTTAAGCCGACCGCTGAAATCGCCTTCTTCGATGAACTTTATCCTAAATTCATCGAGATCCATTTTGTACTCTATTTCGCGATCGGCCCGATCTATTTGCTCATCAATTAGATTTAGTTGTTTTTCTTCTTCTTCCGTGATTTCGTTTGATGACGAGTAGCTTTGATACTTTTCCATAAAATCTGCATTGTCTTTGGGCAAACCCACTACCCGCGTCCAAGCAGCGGGCCGATCGTTTGCTGAATTAGTAGATGCTTTTACGGACAT
This genomic window contains:
- a CDS encoding glycosyltransferase family 87 protein, whose translation is MSAYFLYIVLILATIGLNIVAKRFLQQRWNLWLGCCVPALIMMLFLWKVSQPPDQYLFSDFNKAYYPAGRLIFQNPSELYLNSCVAGFVNIPIIGYLFTPFSLLNLQNAQILLVILSMAAVVLTCYLLLKLTNFSGWQRVVVIGLFVANGPLYYSIRDGNSTHFLLPLLLCVFFLLDKKRDIMIGIILAIAALIKIPLFLLGGYFFLRMRWRVVIAMIATVLAITGASVLIFGLDLHLTWFQQCIQPYAGKPVAAYNVQSVDGFLARLLTNDNLLNWNPLVLGWNFKVARYLLIAVLVGGTIWVGWRSKSPVTIKAENSEFSMAICLSLLISPISWTHYYLLLLLPLALYFGNRLAIPEKKVWFWLIVLSALLISLPVIRVDNYRPILQLIMSKIVISSYFFGGVLLLVILAIGRLQTAQKAKSLESESVS
- a CDS encoding protein kinase domain-containing protein — protein: MTSALLNNRYRIIRALGKGGFGETFLAEDSHMPSRRLCVIKQLKPVANKPQVYQLVKERFQREAAILEQLGEGHAQIPKLYAYFAEAGEFYLVQEWIEGVTLNQKVKEDGVLSESALKEILLNILPVLDYIHNRGIIHRDIKPANIILRQKDGKPVLIDFGIAKETMYAGVDILGEVTTSIVIGTMGYMPPEQAAGKPVYATDIYSLGMTAIYLLTGKRPQDLKANLKTGETIFSGSDRNISSSLAAVLQRAVRSHHKERYSNAREMLLALHPVDRVLPQLPKTITPSPIVPSFQAETSNATEPETRTFLSTNQSNSETKPPENRQDYRNRQILLNKVKNYWIKGVLESSLHGKALIELGLEKRLDAIASPWGMAWETPDIPRQILPPKSKVINQFDQLGEGRSLLILGEPGGGKTTTLLELARDLINRANRDINHPIPVLFNLSSWTIEKQGLAKRDKISSLANWLVQELNTKYQVSKQIGQAWVKDEQLLLMLDGLDEVSNERRDLCVQAINQFIQEHGQTEIVVCSRIKDYEALSTRLHFQGAVFIQPLNLDQIHQYLAAAGEDLAAVNTALQTDITLQELARSPLILSIITLAYRGMSITDLPGINLAARRQHLFDNYIKRMFDRRSPNSEYSQEQSMRWLTWLAKRMYQDSQTVFLIERMQPKWLKTKLQQQIYSLGLLMIFLIVGGLIGQMLLPIKRVIFWLILIPVILAPILEVNRINPVESLKWSWNNGSRNIIRGLMLGLLFGLILKLPYELIFNPLHWQIFAPHMRNFLFYSLIRGVVFAAIIGTIFGLVRGMTSPSIQTIAVPNQGIWQSVKNAIVFGLIGFLMLGIAAKILYWPVFFWGTFGLCFGMVAGGGEACIKHFVLRLVLYLNGYIPWNYARFLDWGTDRIFLQKVGGGYIFVHRLLLEHFAQIGNP
- the petN gene encoding cytochrome b6-f complex subunit PetN, producing MDILSLGWVSLLVLFTFSISMVIWGRNGF
- a CDS encoding cobalamin-binding protein; protein product: MTDAKNLRIVSLIPSATEIVALLGLTDALVGRSHECDYPPEIQDRPACTQARLNSSKPSAQIHQDVTYLLQNALSIYEIKLDLLEKLQPTHILTQDQCDVCAVSLSEVEKAVAQLTHTQPQIISLKPNLLEDVWADIQNVAEAMAVGIPTSLSDLQSRVKICEQKTQPSFDTKRPTVACIEWTDPLMAGGNWIPELVKLAGGQPLVGVPGQPAPQLQWESLVTANPDVIVFMPCGFDLNRTRQEATILAQRPEWQNLQAVKTGKVYITDGNSYFNRPGPRLADSVEILAEILHPETVQYGYKGKAWEIL
- a CDS encoding PAS domain S-box protein, whose translation is MEQDLVVRYAKGEKKWMSTNRASTRDRTRQVLLTVNTMRDITTPKQTEEKLTVYREIIANSNDAIAILDTQGHYVEQNSAHRALLGYADEELRGTQAIHAGSDFGSSFFQELVKQGSHRAEITSRTKSGNLLYIEVSAFAVRNNAGKPICYVAIKRDITSSKRTEAALRQSEAKNRALLNAIPDLMFCLHQDGTFLDFKASKEDELYLHPSQFLGKKVREVMPGDLSEQIMSHLEQALQTGSSQIFEYQLTIAGNQRHYEARLVVSGEEEVLIIVRDITQRKQTELELLQAKEAAETSSRSKSEFLANMSHELRTPLNAILGLSQLLGQQIFGALNKKQKEYVNCIHSSGEHLLALINDILDLSKVEAGKEELTLMPISVSELCNSCLSLVGEAAFTKGLQLTIEVDTEADFCVADERRVKQMLLNLLSNGIKFTPAGKVELIVRKVPGAIAFTVADTGIGIAPEHLPLLFQSFCQLDSDLNRRYEGTGLGLVLTRKLARLHGGDVMVRSVFGKGSQFTLFLPDRRRSVLSRAELEHFSPEPKDRATDRRQLKTHNRKPLADRAHILIVEDDNRSALVLENYLHAIGYEVKHLPNGVGFLQEVQTFKPDLILLGLHLPHGASGLDLLTTLRQEPDLQDLPVVMITASQSDRQRCLAAGANDYFTKPIGIAQIESILMRYIK
- a CDS encoding DUF6798 domain-containing protein, with the translated sequence MKDERNITLKSHNSLKGLLLAEGNPSIHIYAIILFLASLLMTGYAVYYGNQSIQIPLVHLLNNPALYPNDPFAATLPYYSSMLWRVVALGVRVFPLEPLFIVLFLLERLLVIYAAGYLAQAFAPNSRLAVVAGMALFALAPNSILGHGDVLTNYFEQTGLTIPFLLLAIAAFYKNNPILWAIWMGVAFNLNSMYATYALTYFGAIFFTAPFYRRAWKKWIHAFGLFLLIASPNIILTASAFGKKTTDSNLWIVTSQVRFPHHLYPLTWSFISYLQFFTLAVLFVGFLYQNKQKWSKLFRHGIVWTGVCLLWLVYAFIAAYVAKSPPMLVMHPGRATDLWYCFAGIAIISGCAVKIEENHTRKTLLQATSIAGVLLGVLTTALSPKYIGLYVMLAGLIALIWEPIWNYVFERGNERRLALLLTSWVFLVGTGAFLSRFQNTRNVKDALIESPYTELRQIADWASKNTPLDAVFLVDPELEHFRSLSKRPVFVTWKDSSAMLWYRPYVKDWVERMRLLGFDITKSQEILDNEAFRVKLSSFYNNLSDADVSKIQINYSIRYWVVSAKKTSSFPVIFQNRKFKILNLQPREVR